Proteins from a genomic interval of Bradyrhizobium sp. CCGB01:
- a CDS encoding epoxide hydrolase family protein: protein MTGAVTPFRIAISDDILTDLKSRLARTRWPEAELVDDWSQGAPLKWIQEICGYWANGYDWRAREAKLNRFAQFTTEIDGLDIHFLHVCSKEANALPLIITHGWPGSIVEFQKVIAPLVDPAAHGGNPADAFHVVCPSLPGFGFSAKPESTGWGVDRIAATWAKLMHRLGYARYGAQGGDWGSAVTTSLGAQDAEHCAGIHITLAFNSAPKVEGEPTAEEKRALAGLKHYVDLDSGYSKQQSTRPQTLGYGLTDSPSGQAAWILEKFWAWTDCNGHPENIFTKDELLDNVMLYWVTETATSSARLYWESFGRRRTTPKVTVPTGVAVFPKEIITPVRRWMEPNFPNITHWSEIEKGGHFAAFEQPELFVRDVRKFFASVR from the coding sequence ATGACCGGCGCCGTCACACCGTTTCGCATCGCCATCAGCGACGACATCCTCACCGACCTCAAGTCGCGCCTTGCCCGCACGCGCTGGCCGGAGGCGGAGCTCGTTGACGACTGGAGCCAGGGCGCACCGCTGAAATGGATCCAGGAGATCTGTGGCTATTGGGCGAACGGTTATGACTGGCGCGCCCGCGAGGCAAAGCTCAACCGCTTCGCGCAGTTCACCACCGAGATCGACGGGCTCGACATCCATTTCCTGCATGTGTGCTCGAAAGAAGCAAACGCGCTGCCGCTGATCATCACCCATGGCTGGCCCGGCTCCATCGTCGAATTCCAGAAGGTGATCGCGCCGCTGGTCGATCCTGCCGCGCATGGCGGCAATCCTGCGGATGCGTTTCATGTGGTGTGTCCCTCGCTGCCGGGTTTTGGCTTCTCGGCAAAGCCGGAGAGCACCGGCTGGGGCGTCGATCGCATCGCCGCGACCTGGGCGAAGCTGATGCATCGGCTCGGCTACGCGCGATACGGCGCGCAGGGCGGCGACTGGGGCTCTGCCGTGACGACCTCGCTCGGCGCGCAGGACGCCGAACACTGCGCCGGCATCCACATCACACTCGCCTTCAATTCGGCGCCGAAGGTCGAGGGCGAGCCGACGGCGGAAGAGAAGCGCGCACTCGCCGGCCTCAAGCATTATGTCGATCTCGATTCCGGCTATTCCAAGCAGCAATCGACGCGCCCGCAGACGCTCGGCTATGGCCTGACGGATTCACCGAGCGGGCAGGCGGCCTGGATCCTCGAAAAGTTCTGGGCCTGGACCGATTGCAATGGCCATCCCGAAAACATCTTCACCAAGGACGAGCTGCTCGACAACGTCATGCTCTATTGGGTGACGGAGACGGCGACATCCTCCGCGCGGCTCTATTGGGAAAGTTTTGGCAGGCGCCGGACGACGCCCAAGGTCACCGTGCCGACCGGCGTCGCCGTGTTCCCCAAGGAGATCATCACCCCGGTGCGGCGCTGGATGGAGCCGAACTTTCCAAATATCACGCATTGGAGCGAGATAGAGAAGGGCGGGCATTTCGCCGCGTTCGAGCAGCCGGAGCTGTTCGTGCGCGATGTCCGCAAGTTCTTCGCGTCGGTGCGGTAG
- a CDS encoding acyl-CoA synthetase, whose protein sequence is MLTEAATYDELYRNFRWDVPARFNMAEACCDRHADGTGRLALVYVDENGSTTRTSFDEVAEMSRRFANVLKADGLARGDRVAVFLSQSLELPIAHMAAFRSGLISIPLFALFGEDALEFRLSNSQAKAIITDEAGWEKLTKIRDRLPYLQDIYITSGAVHAGAKPFWSAIETASEDFATVDTSPDDPALIIYTSGTTGNPKGALHAHRVVLGHLPNVEMCHNFLPRPGDLMWTPADWAWIGGLVNGLFAFWYHGIPLVGHRARKFEPQAAMQMMADLGVRNVFLPPTALKLMRQAGVKHPGVKLRSIFTGGESLGGELLGWVRETFGIDAHEVFGQTECNLVIGSNSNLFPIRPGSMGKATPGFDVRIVNDKGEELPSGQRGIIGVRQPCPCTMIEYWRNPEATAKKYAGEFLLTGDLGIQDEDGYFWYVSREDDVITTAGYRVGPSEIEHTLMKHPSVAMAAVVGIPDPIRTESIKAWIVLRPGFDASDTLAREIQEFVKVQLAAHEYPRFVEFAETLPMTATGKVLRRELRARG, encoded by the coding sequence ATGCTGACCGAAGCCGCAACCTACGACGAGCTCTATCGCAACTTCCGCTGGGATGTCCCAGCGCGCTTCAACATGGCGGAGGCGTGCTGCGACCGTCATGCCGACGGCACCGGCCGCCTCGCGTTGGTTTATGTCGACGAGAACGGCTCCACCACACGCACGTCCTTCGACGAGGTCGCCGAGATGTCGCGCCGCTTCGCCAATGTGCTGAAGGCGGATGGCCTTGCGCGCGGCGACCGCGTCGCGGTGTTCCTGTCGCAGTCGCTGGAATTGCCGATCGCGCATATGGCGGCGTTCCGCTCGGGCCTGATCTCGATCCCGCTGTTCGCGCTGTTCGGCGAGGATGCGCTGGAATTCCGCCTGTCGAATTCGCAAGCGAAGGCGATCATCACCGACGAGGCGGGCTGGGAGAAGCTCACGAAGATCCGCGACCGGCTGCCCTATTTGCAGGACATCTATATCACGAGCGGCGCCGTCCACGCCGGCGCAAAACCGTTCTGGTCGGCGATCGAAACCGCATCCGAGGACTTTGCGACCGTCGACACCTCCCCCGACGATCCCGCACTGATCATCTACACCTCAGGCACGACGGGCAATCCGAAGGGCGCGCTGCATGCGCACCGCGTCGTGCTCGGGCATCTCCCCAATGTCGAGATGTGCCACAACTTCCTGCCGCGGCCCGGCGATCTGATGTGGACACCGGCGGACTGGGCGTGGATCGGCGGCCTCGTCAACGGCCTGTTCGCGTTCTGGTACCACGGCATCCCCCTGGTCGGTCACCGCGCGCGAAAATTCGAGCCGCAGGCGGCGATGCAGATGATGGCCGATCTCGGCGTCCGCAACGTCTTCCTGCCGCCGACCGCGCTGAAGCTGATGCGGCAGGCCGGCGTGAAGCATCCTGGCGTCAAGCTGCGCAGCATCTTCACCGGCGGGGAATCGCTCGGCGGCGAGCTGCTGGGCTGGGTGCGCGAAACCTTCGGCATCGACGCGCATGAAGTGTTCGGCCAGACCGAGTGCAACCTCGTGATCGGCAGCAATTCCAACCTGTTTCCGATCCGCCCGGGGTCGATGGGCAAGGCGACGCCGGGCTTCGATGTCCGCATCGTCAACGACAAGGGCGAGGAGCTGCCCTCGGGGCAGCGCGGCATCATCGGCGTGCGCCAGCCATGCCCGTGCACGATGATCGAATATTGGCGCAATCCGGAGGCGACGGCGAAGAAATATGCCGGCGAATTCCTGCTGACCGGCGATCTCGGTATCCAGGATGAGGACGGCTATTTCTGGTACGTCAGCCGCGAGGACGACGTCATCACCACCGCCGGCTATCGCGTCGGCCCCTCCGAGATCGAGCACACGCTGATGAAGCATCCGTCGGTGGCGATGGCCGCCGTGGTCGGCATTCCCGATCCGATCCGCACCGAATCGATCAAGGCCTGGATCGTGCTGCGCCCGGGCTTTGACGCAAGCGACACACTCGCCCGCGAGATCCAGGAATTCGTCAAGGTGCAGCTCGCCGCCCACGAATATCCGCGCTTCGTCGAGTTCGCGGAGACGCTGCCGATGACCGCCACGGGCAAGGTGCTGCGGCGCGAGTTGCGGGCGAGGGGTTAG
- a CDS encoding SRPBCC family protein → MSKPQFVYVSYIETTPEQLWEALTSSEFTKQYWFGAEVRSDWKIGSPFALTLDGEVTDSGEILEADPPRRLSYSFKHQKFEELRGEPISRVVFTIEPFGSLVRLTVLHDGFVEGGKYLGAVSNGWPAILSGLKSLLERGKVLVIPRAALNKGFDAK, encoded by the coding sequence ATGAGTAAGCCCCAATTCGTCTATGTGAGCTATATCGAGACCACGCCGGAGCAGCTGTGGGAGGCGCTGACGTCGAGCGAGTTCACGAAGCAATACTGGTTCGGCGCCGAGGTCCGGTCGGACTGGAAGATCGGCTCGCCCTTCGCGCTCACGCTGGACGGCGAGGTCACCGATTCCGGCGAGATCCTGGAGGCCGATCCGCCGCGCCGCCTGTCCTACAGCTTCAAGCACCAGAAATTCGAGGAGCTGCGCGGTGAGCCGATCTCGCGTGTCGTCTTCACCATCGAACCCTTTGGCTCGCTCGTGCGTTTGACCGTGTTGCACGACGGCTTCGTCGAAGGCGGCAAATATCTCGGCGCCGTCTCCAATGGCTGGCCGGCGATCCTGTCCGGGCTCAAGAGCCTGCTGGAGAGAGGCAAGGTGCTGGTTATTCCCCGCGCCGCGCTCAACAAGGGATTCGACGCAAAATGA
- a CDS encoding ATP-binding protein, with product MNLRTRLLILVIAAMLVPAILVGLRFVQNRSSEINAALADLAASANNIANDLDEKIQGTAQLHYGLARARDLDTRDKAACSAFLSDVREEYPQFTGILTIDPDGSLFCDSLRTNRTLDLRDRAYFKQALVSRGVVLEPVFGRLTGISVLQIAYPVRSEAGALKSILLASFNLRKFAEDHHKRLLAEKEVVLIDRKGTVLVAPSGAGWTEPVGASIAGSELFRFAAAPDQQTFQELTDREGRTQVWAVARSPSTRDAGLYIMVGRSKDGLVATANRRLYEDLAILAVASLLLLAAVWILATVSVGRQIGRLATMAKKLGLGDLSARIPSPHPRGELGGLMTLLNDTAESLQQQRTAIADLNQKLSQSQKMEAMGQLTGGVAHDFNNLLTVILGNSEHLADRLAGNKDLHRIASDIATAAERGSDLTRSLLAFARKQPLQPRDIDIAGKIHEMEQLLRRPLGEHIECTFVLEPDVWLSSVDPGQLATALLNLVLNARDVMPLGGKLTIEVRNASLGESDLDVNGEPRPGDYVMVAVTDTGSGMTAEVATRAFEPFFTTKEVGKGTGLGLSMVYGFVRQSGGVVQMQSEPGQGSVVRLFFPRLATAPNEHPSPAERIVARDGSETILVVEDDDMVRAYVESELKTLGYRVITASNGREALELLRRPGDIDLLFTDVVMPGGMFGPELARQATGLRPGLKVLFTSGYSQHPVKTPDGVDDARILTKPFRRQDLAAMLRATLSGTGR from the coding sequence ATGAACTTGCGTACCCGGCTACTGATACTCGTCATCGCGGCCATGCTGGTGCCGGCGATCCTCGTCGGGCTGCGTTTCGTGCAGAACCGGAGCAGTGAAATCAATGCGGCCCTGGCCGATCTGGCGGCGTCGGCCAACAACATTGCCAACGATCTGGACGAGAAGATCCAAGGCACTGCCCAGCTTCACTATGGTCTGGCCCGCGCCCGCGATCTCGACACGCGCGACAAGGCGGCCTGCTCGGCGTTCCTGTCCGATGTGCGCGAGGAGTACCCGCAGTTCACCGGAATCCTGACCATCGATCCGGACGGCAGCCTGTTCTGCGACTCGCTGCGGACCAACCGTACCCTCGATCTGAGAGATCGCGCCTATTTCAAGCAGGCCCTGGTCTCGCGCGGCGTCGTGCTTGAGCCGGTATTCGGCCGGCTCACCGGAATATCGGTGCTCCAGATCGCATATCCGGTGCGATCGGAGGCAGGCGCGCTGAAATCGATCCTGCTCGCTTCGTTCAACCTGCGTAAATTCGCAGAAGATCATCACAAGCGGCTGCTCGCCGAAAAGGAGGTCGTGCTCATCGACCGCAAAGGCACCGTTCTGGTCGCCCCTTCCGGAGCAGGCTGGACCGAGCCGGTCGGCGCGTCGATCGCGGGATCCGAGCTGTTCCGCTTCGCTGCCGCTCCCGATCAGCAGACGTTCCAGGAATTGACAGATCGCGAGGGCCGCACGCAGGTCTGGGCCGTGGCCCGCTCGCCTTCGACCCGCGATGCCGGCCTCTACATCATGGTCGGACGGTCCAAGGACGGATTGGTCGCGACGGCGAATCGCCGGCTCTACGAGGATCTGGCGATCCTCGCGGTGGCCTCGCTGCTGCTGCTGGCGGCCGTCTGGATCCTTGCGACCGTGAGCGTCGGACGCCAGATCGGACGGCTCGCCACGATGGCGAAGAAGCTCGGGCTCGGCGACCTCAGCGCACGAATTCCCTCGCCCCATCCGCGCGGAGAGCTGGGCGGACTGATGACCCTGCTCAACGACACGGCCGAGTCGCTCCAGCAGCAACGCACTGCCATCGCAGACCTCAACCAGAAGCTCAGCCAATCGCAGAAGATGGAAGCGATGGGCCAGCTCACCGGCGGCGTGGCGCACGATTTCAACAATCTCCTGACCGTCATTCTCGGCAATTCGGAGCATCTCGCCGACAGGCTGGCGGGCAACAAGGACTTGCACCGGATCGCCAGCGACATCGCGACCGCCGCCGAGCGCGGCTCCGACCTGACGCGGAGCCTGCTCGCCTTCGCCCGCAAGCAGCCGCTCCAGCCGCGAGACATCGACATCGCCGGGAAGATTCACGAGATGGAGCAGTTGCTGCGCCGCCCGCTGGGCGAGCACATCGAGTGCACCTTCGTCCTCGAACCGGATGTGTGGCTGAGCAGCGTCGATCCCGGCCAGCTGGCGACTGCGCTGCTCAATCTCGTGCTCAACGCGCGCGACGTCATGCCGCTCGGCGGCAAGCTGACGATCGAGGTGCGCAACGCCTCGCTCGGTGAATCCGACCTGGACGTCAACGGCGAGCCGCGGCCGGGCGACTACGTCATGGTGGCCGTGACCGACACCGGCAGCGGCATGACCGCCGAGGTGGCGACCCGGGCGTTCGAGCCGTTCTTCACCACCAAGGAGGTCGGCAAGGGCACCGGGCTCGGCCTGAGCATGGTCTACGGGTTTGTGCGACAATCCGGCGGCGTCGTGCAGATGCAGTCCGAACCGGGACAGGGCAGCGTCGTCAGGCTGTTCTTTCCGCGCCTTGCGACGGCGCCAAACGAGCATCCCTCGCCCGCGGAACGGATCGTCGCCCGCGACGGAAGCGAGACCATTCTCGTCGTCGAGGACGACGACATGGTTCGGGCCTATGTCGAGAGCGAGCTGAAGACGCTCGGCTATCGCGTCATCACGGCGTCGAACGGTCGCGAGGCGCTCGAATTGTTGCGGCGACCCGGCGACATCGACCTGCTGTTCACCGACGTCGTGATGCCCGGCGGCATGTTCGGGCCGGAGCTTGCGAGGCAAGCGACCGGCTTGCGGCCCGGGCTCAAGGTGCTCTTCACCTCGGGCTACAGCCAACATCCCGTCAAGACGCCCGACGGGGTCGACGACGCGCGCATTCTGACGAAGCCGTTCCGGCGGCAGGATCTCGCCGCGATGCTGCGGGCCACCCTGTCAGGGACGGGGCGGTAG
- a CDS encoding MarR family winged helix-turn-helix transcriptional regulator, whose protein sequence is MAKTSQAAGLHRASLDKLHDLDAALELMYYGWRGMTLEADDYLAKQGLSRPHHRILYVVARRPDIAIGALIEVLGISKQALNRPLNLLLERKLLTSKRAPEQHRSKLLRLTAAGQKVEQTASGHERKVMREAFDRVGAPGAAAWMAVMGAIADNS, encoded by the coding sequence ATGGCAAAGACGTCTCAAGCCGCGGGGCTTCACCGCGCCTCTCTCGACAAGCTGCACGATCTCGATGCGGCCCTCGAGCTCATGTATTACGGCTGGCGCGGGATGACGCTCGAGGCCGACGACTATCTTGCGAAACAGGGCCTGTCGCGCCCGCACCATCGCATCCTCTATGTGGTGGCGCGCCGGCCCGACATCGCGATCGGCGCGCTGATCGAAGTGCTCGGCATCTCCAAGCAGGCCCTGAACCGTCCGCTCAATTTGTTGCTGGAGCGCAAGCTCCTGACGTCGAAGCGCGCACCCGAGCAGCATCGCTCCAAGCTGCTGCGCCTCACGGCTGCGGGGCAGAAGGTCGAGCAAACGGCTTCGGGACACGAGCGCAAAGTGATGCGCGAGGCGTTCGACCGCGTCGGGGCACCGGGTGCGGCGGCATGGATGGCCGTCATGGGGGCGATCGCCGACAACAGCTGA
- a CDS encoding alpha/beta fold hydrolase, with protein sequence MDQTTPLLLVPGLASSARIYAPVIPALWRFGPVMVANHIRDDSMAAIAARVLSEAPPRFALAGHSMGGYIALEIMRQAPERVSRLALINTQARPDTPEATARRRGLMERARRGELQAAREEMFPELVHPSRRDDVSIRQLVHEQGEDVGVEGYLRQQTAIIARVDSRPTLATIKCPTLVLTGDQDNTIPNAFSTEMAEGIAGAKLVVLRDCGHLPQPEQPEATTRALVEWLGTPVVSGPRTA encoded by the coding sequence ATGGACCAGACCACCCCGCTTCTGCTGGTTCCGGGGCTGGCCTCCTCGGCCCGGATTTACGCCCCGGTCATCCCGGCGCTGTGGCGGTTCGGCCCGGTGATGGTTGCCAACCATATCCGCGACGACAGCATGGCGGCGATCGCCGCCCGCGTGCTGAGCGAGGCGCCGCCGCGCTTTGCGCTCGCCGGCCATTCCATGGGCGGCTACATCGCGCTCGAGATCATGCGCCAGGCGCCCGAGCGGGTTTCGAGGCTCGCGCTGATCAACACCCAGGCCCGGCCCGATACGCCGGAGGCGACCGCGCGTCGCCGCGGCCTGATGGAGCGTGCCAGGCGCGGCGAGTTGCAGGCGGCGCGCGAGGAGATGTTTCCCGAGCTGGTGCATCCTTCGCGCCGGGACGACGTATCGATCCGCCAGCTCGTGCATGAGCAGGGCGAGGACGTCGGCGTCGAAGGCTATCTGCGGCAGCAGACCGCGATCATCGCGCGGGTGGATTCGCGGCCGACGCTGGCGACGATCAAATGTCCGACTCTGGTGCTGACCGGTGATCAGGACAACACCATTCCCAACGCGTTCTCGACGGAGATGGCGGAGGGCATTGCCGGCGCGAAGCTGGTCGTCCTCCGCGATTGCGGACATCTGCCGCAGCCGGAGCAGCCCGAGGCAACGACGCGAGCGCTGGTCGAATGGCTGGGAACCCCGGTTGTCTCGGGGCCGCGAACGGCCTAG
- a CDS encoding nuclear transport factor 2 family protein, with protein sequence MSGWKMDRAAAERFVAAWCASWCRVDIDAVVAHFADNAQMRSPLALTLTGSPVVTGAENIRAYWRKAYGHIESADLKILNWSWDEAIARLTVWWQLGDTRASEFMDFDDAGRVVRSEAFYGK encoded by the coding sequence ATGAGCGGATGGAAGATGGATCGCGCGGCCGCCGAACGCTTTGTCGCGGCCTGGTGCGCAAGCTGGTGCCGGGTCGATATCGACGCGGTCGTCGCGCATTTTGCCGACAATGCGCAGATGCGCAGTCCTCTGGCGTTGACGTTGACCGGTTCTCCGGTCGTCACGGGCGCCGAGAACATCCGCGCCTATTGGCGAAAAGCCTATGGTCACATCGAGAGCGCCGACCTCAAGATCCTGAACTGGAGCTGGGACGAGGCGATCGCGCGGCTGACGGTGTGGTGGCAACTCGGCGACACCCGCGCCAGCGAATTCATGGACTTCGACGATGCGGGCCGTGTGGTGCGCAGCGAAGCCTTCTACGGAAAATAG
- a CDS encoding DUF2189 domain-containing protein yields MSISGKVDPVVRPVVATDIAEALVEGLRDFQALPLYGLCFGALYAAGGIGIMLCLTAFGMVYLVYPLAAGFALIGPFVAIGLYEISRRRERGEPVSFRAIWLAIRARSEIGWMAFVTLFVFVIWMYQVRLLIALLLGLHASFSSLQEFMTVVLTTNEGLLFLAIGNAVGAALSLILFSLTVVSFPLLLDREVDFVTAMVTSVRAVVTSPLPMIGWAAVIVMLLIVSALPYFLGLIVTLPVLGHATWHLYRRLVVPVS; encoded by the coding sequence ATGTCGATCTCGGGCAAAGTCGATCCGGTGGTGCGGCCCGTGGTGGCGACCGACATCGCCGAGGCGCTGGTCGAGGGATTGCGCGATTTCCAGGCGCTGCCGCTTTACGGGCTCTGCTTCGGCGCGCTCTACGCCGCCGGCGGCATCGGCATCATGCTCTGCCTCACCGCCTTCGGCATGGTCTATCTCGTCTATCCCCTTGCGGCCGGCTTTGCGTTGATCGGGCCGTTCGTGGCGATCGGCCTTTACGAAATCAGCCGTCGCCGCGAGCGCGGCGAGCCGGTCTCCTTCCGCGCCATCTGGCTGGCGATACGCGCGCGCAGCGAGATCGGCTGGATGGCCTTTGTCACGCTGTTCGTGTTCGTGATCTGGATGTACCAGGTGCGGCTCCTGATCGCGCTGCTGCTCGGCCTGCACGCCTCGTTCTCGAGTCTTCAGGAATTCATGACGGTGGTGCTGACCACGAATGAAGGCCTGTTGTTCCTCGCCATCGGCAATGCGGTCGGCGCCGCGCTGTCATTGATCCTGTTCTCGCTGACCGTGGTGTCGTTCCCGCTGTTGCTCGACCGCGAGGTCGATTTCGTCACCGCCATGGTGACGAGCGTGCGCGCGGTGGTGACCAGCCCGCTGCCGATGATCGGATGGGCCGCCGTGATCGTGATGCTGCTGATCGTCTCGGCGCTGCCGTATTTTCTCGGGCTGATCGTGACGCTGCCGGTGCTGGGGCACGCGACCTGGCATCTTTATCGGCGGCTGGTGGTTCCGGTGTCGTAG
- a CDS encoding LVIVD repeat-containing protein has protein sequence MFRCVLTAACLVLFACSTSAYAQKQTIGAPPEASNMKLVGSNDLQARSAYQPTIHHQGDRWIAYIGHHGGTDDVPAPVNPMTGQAEPNGTSIVDVTDPARPKYLRHLPGQEGKYESGGAQMVRVCDGKSLPKGDPNAVYMLRTFGSEAHEIWNVADPANPVLITRIGGLKDTHKSWWECDTGIAFLVSGAPDWRTRRMTQVYDLSDPAHPQKIRDFGLPGQEPGSTGAVPTELHGPISTGPHGNRVFFGYGTNKGGILQIVDRDKLLNGPKEPTPDNLRYPEISRMPMSAFNGAHTTFPMLDMPVAEFAEDKDGKTRDIVMIVDEAILNECGEARQMVWFADVTTETRPMMISSYTVPEASGQFCQRGGRFGSHSSNESMAPVYYKKMAFIAFFNAGVRALDIRDPYHPREVGYFIPAITSATDKRCIPVEGGERCKVAIQTNNVETDERGYIYIVDRANTGLHILELTGPARAVAGLPRN, from the coding sequence ATGTTCCGTTGCGTCTTGACTGCTGCGTGCCTTGTCCTTTTTGCATGCAGCACATCCGCCTACGCGCAGAAGCAGACCATCGGCGCGCCGCCGGAAGCGTCCAACATGAAGCTGGTCGGCAGCAACGACCTCCAGGCGCGCAGTGCCTACCAGCCGACCATCCATCACCAGGGCGACCGCTGGATCGCCTATATCGGCCATCACGGCGGCACCGACGACGTGCCGGCTCCGGTCAACCCGATGACGGGGCAGGCCGAGCCGAACGGAACGTCCATCGTCGACGTCACCGATCCCGCGCGTCCAAAATATCTGCGGCACCTGCCGGGCCAGGAGGGAAAGTACGAGTCCGGCGGCGCACAAATGGTGCGGGTCTGCGACGGCAAGTCGTTGCCGAAGGGCGATCCCAATGCGGTCTACATGCTCCGCACCTTCGGCAGCGAGGCGCATGAGATCTGGAACGTCGCCGATCCCGCAAATCCCGTGCTGATCACGCGCATTGGCGGCCTGAAGGACACGCACAAGAGCTGGTGGGAGTGCGACACTGGCATTGCTTTTCTCGTCTCGGGCGCACCGGACTGGCGCACGCGGCGCATGACGCAGGTCTATGACCTCTCTGATCCCGCGCATCCGCAGAAGATCAGGGATTTTGGCTTGCCCGGGCAGGAGCCAGGCTCGACCGGCGCGGTGCCGACCGAATTGCACGGGCCGATCTCGACCGGGCCCCACGGCAACCGCGTCTTCTTCGGCTACGGCACCAACAAGGGCGGCATCCTCCAGATCGTCGATCGCGACAAGCTCTTGAACGGGCCGAAGGAGCCGACGCCGGACAATCTGCGCTATCCCGAGATTTCGCGCATGCCGATGTCCGCCTTCAACGGGGCGCACACGACGTTTCCGATGCTCGACATGCCCGTCGCCGAATTCGCCGAGGACAAGGACGGCAAGACCCGTGACATCGTCATGATCGTCGACGAGGCGATCTTGAACGAATGCGGCGAGGCGCGGCAGATGGTGTGGTTCGCCGACGTCACCACCGAGACGCGGCCGATGATGATCTCGAGCTACACCGTGCCGGAGGCGAGCGGCCAGTTCTGCCAGCGCGGCGGCCGCTTCGGCTCGCATTCGTCGAACGAGAGCATGGCGCCGGTCTACTACAAGAAGATGGCCTTCATCGCCTTCTTCAATGCCGGGGTGCGCGCGCTCGACATCCGCGATCCCTATCATCCCAGGGAGGTCGGATATTTCATCCCGGCGATCACGAGCGCGACGGACAAGCGCTGCATTCCCGTCGAGGGCGGCGAACGCTGCAAGGTCGCGATCCAGACCAACAATGTCGAGACCGACGAGCGCGGCTACATCTACATCGTCGACCGCGCCAATACCGGCCTGCATATCCTCGAACTGACAGGGCCCGCGCGCGCCGTCGCCGGCCTGCCGAGGAACTGA
- a CDS encoding helix-turn-helix transcriptional regulator, with amino-acid sequence MDEVFKALADASRRSLLDRLHTKNGQTLNELCEGLSMTRQAVTKHLIILEEANLVTTIRHGREKLHYLNPVPIHQIGERWIKKFERGKLAALSELKRQLEKRDE; translated from the coding sequence ATGGATGAGGTCTTCAAAGCGCTCGCCGACGCGTCACGACGCTCGCTGCTGGACAGGCTTCACACCAAAAACGGCCAGACCCTGAACGAACTCTGCGAAGGCCTGTCGATGACCCGCCAGGCCGTGACCAAGCACCTTATCATTCTCGAAGAGGCCAATCTGGTCACGACCATCAGGCATGGCCGCGAGAAGCTGCACTATCTCAACCCGGTGCCGATCCATCAGATCGGCGAACGCTGGATCAAGAAATTCGAGCGCGGCAAGCTCGCCGCACTCAGCGAGTTGAAACGTCAGTTGGAGAAGCGCGATGAGTAA
- a CDS encoding SRPBCC family protein: MNIEQFKPLTVYTIYIAATPEKVWEALTSAEFSRQYFFGNTVEVEPRLGGAFIVRTPDGALHISGEVLAYDPPRKLAVTFNVNWPELIEKLGPTLVTYEIEPVGEAVRLTMSEGHDRPLSDDILAGGRSGWPAILSGLKSVLETGKPLVVKLGPPQRMLDALKAMGIKTP; encoded by the coding sequence ATGAACATCGAACAGTTCAAACCGCTGACGGTCTACACCATCTACATCGCTGCGACGCCGGAGAAGGTGTGGGAGGCGCTGACCTCGGCCGAGTTCAGCCGGCAATATTTCTTCGGCAATACCGTCGAGGTCGAGCCGCGCCTCGGCGGCGCGTTCATCGTGCGCACACCAGATGGCGCCCTGCATATCAGCGGCGAGGTGCTCGCATACGATCCGCCGCGAAAGCTCGCGGTCACCTTCAACGTCAACTGGCCCGAGCTGATCGAGAAGCTAGGGCCGACTCTCGTCACCTACGAGATCGAACCGGTTGGCGAAGCGGTCCGGCTCACCATGAGCGAAGGCCACGACCGCCCGCTCAGCGATGACATCCTTGCAGGCGGACGCTCGGGCTGGCCTGCGATCCTGTCGGGTCTCAAGAGCGTGCTCGAGACGGGCAAGCCGCTCGTCGTCAAGCTGGGGCCGCCGCAGCGGATGCTGGATGCGCTCAAGGCGATGGGGATCAAGACGCCGTAG
- a CDS encoding GatB/YqeY domain-containing protein, which yields MLRDDINNAVKEAMKAKDERKLSTLRMVNSTIKNADIDARGQGKPPLSDADLLGVFQKMIKQRQESVELYDKGGRAELAAQEREEIAVISAYLPKQMSEDEVKKAIADAIAETGAAGMKDMGKVIAVLRAKYAGQMDFGKASGLVKAALSG from the coding sequence ATGCTGCGCGACGACATCAACAATGCGGTCAAGGAGGCCATGAAGGCCAAGGACGAGCGCAAGCTGTCCACGCTGCGCATGGTCAACTCGACCATCAAGAATGCGGACATCGATGCGCGCGGGCAGGGCAAACCGCCGCTGTCGGACGCGGACCTGCTCGGCGTCTTTCAGAAGATGATCAAGCAGCGCCAGGAATCGGTCGAGCTCTACGACAAGGGCGGCCGCGCCGAGCTCGCAGCCCAGGAGCGCGAGGAGATCGCGGTGATCTCGGCGTATCTGCCGAAGCAGATGTCTGAGGACGAAGTGAAAAAGGCGATCGCGGACGCGATCGCCGAGACGGGCGCTGCCGGCATGAAGGACATGGGCAAGGTGATCGCCGTGTTGCGGGCGAAGTACGCCGGCCAGATGGATTTCGGCAAGGCCAGCGGCCTGGTGAAGGCCGCGCTGTCGGGCTAG